Genomic window (Gemmatimonadaceae bacterium):
CGCCCACCATCCGTCCGGCCACCGGCACGCTCGGCATCCTGACCCCTGGGCTCGGTGCCGTCGCAACGACATTCATGGCCGGCGTCGAAAGCATTCGGCGCTGTCACGCCAAGCCGATCGGCTCGCTCACGCAGATGGCGACGATCCGGCTCGGCAAGCGCACCGACAACCGCTCGCCGCTCATCAAGGATTTCGTCCCGCTCGCGCCGTTGGAGAACATCGTCTTCGGCGCGTGGGATCCGATCCCCGATGACGCCTACACGGCGGCGAAAAAGGCCGGCGTGCTCGAGGACCGCGACATCGAGCCGGTCGCCGAATTCCTGAAGGCCATCAACCCGATGCCGGCGGTCTTCGACAACAAGTACGTCACGCGAATCCACGGCGACAACGTCAAGAAGGGCAAATCGAAACGGGACCTCGCCGAGCAGCTTCGCCAGGACATGCGCGACTTCAAGGCGAAGCACAAATGCGACCGCCTGGTGATCGTCTGGTGTGCATCGACCGAGATCTTCATCAAGCCCGGTCCGCAGCACGCCACGATCCAGCAGTTCGAGCGGGCGATGGAGCAGAACGACGACGCGATCTCGCCGGCGATGCTCTACGCGTGGGCCGCGATCATGGAGGGGATTCCGTACTGCAACGGCGCCCCGAACCTCGCCGTCGACACACAGGCACTTCAGCAGCTCGCCAACGATAAGGGTGTTCCGATCTCGGGCAAG
Coding sequences:
- a CDS encoding inositol-3-phosphate synthase, encoding MASPTIRPATGTLGILTPGLGAVATTFMAGVESIRRCHAKPIGSLTQMATIRLGKRTDNRSPLIKDFVPLAPLENIVFGAWDPIPDDAYTAAKKAGVLEDRDIEPVAEFLKAINPMPAVFDNKYVTRIHGDNVKKGKSKRDLAEQLRQDMRDFKAKHKCDRLVIVWCASTEIFIKPGPQHATIQQFERAMEQNDDAISPAMLYAWAAIMEGIPYCNGAPNLAVDTQALQQLANDKGVPISGKDFKTGQTWMKTVIAPGLKARMLGLAGWYSTNILGNRDGEVLDDPASFKTKEESKLSVLHTILQPESYPELYKDFSHVVRINYYPPRGDNKEGWDNIDIVGWMGYPMQIKVNFLCRDSILAAPIVLDLALFSDFAHRAGMKGIQEWLSFYYKSPMAAPGLQPEHDLFIQQTKLKNTLRHLMGEEQITHLGLEYYQS